Proteins encoded together in one Ipomoea triloba cultivar NCNSP0323 chromosome 4, ASM357664v1 window:
- the LOC116016023 gene encoding uncharacterized protein LOC116016023: MSTADISNICANLTLADVEDEDISVHIVNSPIEQSDGDDVFYVVCRVVTDKQIRFPYFQDTMAGVWRPAMGVTMRQLQPQRFLVRFYNEAECTRILTEGPWTFEQCLLIMQRLQPGVEPEDMVLQHAEFWIQIHSLPVGFRSEVIVAAIGSFLGNLVQTDERNFDGSMCIFYRVRVAIDVAKPLKKQMKLKKDNGSWAFIDFRYERLPTFCFRCGLIGHGDRFCPKIAQGYDPKAKKPYGAWMRAGTRRTMPTSGQRWIAPESNPDRLNWRSPAMESDKGEGVDYSGNMGAAPM, translated from the coding sequence ATGTCGACGGCGGATATCTCGAACATATGTGCGAACTTGACTTTGGCCGATGTGGAGGATGAGGACATATCCGTGCACATAGTGAACTCCCCGATCGAGCAGTCTGATGGAGATGATGTGTTCTACGTTGTCTGCCGAGTTGTCACAGACAAGCAGATTCGCTTCCCTTACTTTCAAGACACGATGGCTGGTGTATGGAGGCCGGCTATGGGAGTGACTATGCGTCAACTACAGCCCCAACGATTTCTAGTCCGTTTTTATAATGAAGCGGAATGCACACGTATTCTGACGGAGGGACCGTGGACCTTTGAGCAGTGTTTATTAATTATGCAGAGGCTGCAGCCAGGAGTGGAACCGGAAGACATGGTACTCCAACATGCTGAGTTTTGGATTCAAATACATTCTTTGCCTGTGGGTTTCCGATCCGAGGTCATTGTCGCTGCAATTGGTTCTTTTTTAGGGAACTTGGTGCAAACGGATGAACGGAACTTTGATGGGTCCATGTGCATATTCTATCGTGTCCGAGTTGCCATTGATGTCGCCAAACCCTTGAAGAAGCAGATGAAATTAAAGAAGGATAATGGTTCTTGGGCGTTCATTGATTTTCGGTACGAACGACTTCCAACTTTCTGCTTTCGGTGTGGATTGATTGGTCATGGGGATCGTTTCTGTCCGAAGATTGCTCAGGGTTATGATCCAAAAGCAAAAAAGCCTTACGGGGCATGGATGCGTGCGGGAACCAGGCGGACTATGCCCACTTCGGGCCAGAGGTGGATAGCTCCGGAGTCGAATCCTGACCGGTTGAATTGGAGATCCCCGGCGATGGAATCTGATAAGGGTGAAGGAGTAGATTATAGTGGGAACATGGGTGCGGCTCCCATGTAG
- the LOC116016024 gene encoding uncharacterized protein LOC116016024, which produces MSILAWNCRGLCNPTAIRVLADLVCSKRPKVIFLMETFVDRRKMEGIRVQIGYDNVFTVGAVGHRGGLAFLWMNTVVLEITGYSTNHIDTKLALDIDKPQFRFTGYYGFPERHRRREAWNMLRSLAAQSSLPWVTMGDYNDLLHQFDKRGRLPHPDWLLTGFRETVEDCGLHEFLFEGHKFTWEHSRGIENMVEEKLDRIFTTESWLTIFDGARATSALCPYSDHLPIILTPETLERRSNRKRFCFDNVWLREEKCREIVTQSWERTMGLDVFTRIEYCGNDI; this is translated from the coding sequence ATGAGTATCTTAGCTTGGAATTGCCGGGGGCTTTGCAACCCGACAGCAATTCGTGTGCTCGCGGACCTGGTTTGCTCTAAGAGGCCGAAGGTCATTTTTCTTATGGAAACTTTTGTCGATAGAAGAAAGATGGAGGGGATACGAGTTCAGATTGGTTATGATAACGTTTTCACTGTGGGCGCTGTTGGCCATAGGGGAGGTTTGGCTTTCTTATGGATGAATACTGTGGTACTAGAGATTACTGGTTACTCCACCAATCACATTGATACTAAGCTTGCACTAGACATTGATAAACCTCAGTTCCGTTTTACGGGTTACTATGGGTTCCCGGAACGACATAGGCGAAGAGAGGCTTGGAATATGCTACGGTCGTTAGCTGCTCAGAGCTCCTTACCATGGGTTACAATGGGTGACTATAACGATCTGCTACATCAGTTTGATAAGCGTGGTCGTCTGCCTCATCCGGATTGGTTACTCACGGGGTTTAGGGAGACAGTCGAGGATTGTGGACTACATGAATTTCTGTTTGAGGGCCACAAATTCACTTGGGAGCACTCTAGGGGTATAGAAAATATGGTTGAGGAGAAGTTGGATAGGATTTTCACGACGGAATCCTGGCTTACTATTTTCGACGGGGCTCGTGCAACTTCAGCGCTATGTCCATATAGTGACCATCTCCCTATAATTTTGACGCCGGAAACTCTAGAACGGAGAAGTAACAGAAAGAGATTCTGTTTTGATAATGTCTGGCTACGAGAGGAGAAGTGCCGCGAAATAGTAACTCAGAGCTGGGAACGCACGATGGGACTGGATGTGTTTACCAGAATTGAGTATTGCGGGAACGACATATAG